A region from the Engraulis encrasicolus isolate BLACKSEA-1 chromosome 18, IST_EnEncr_1.0, whole genome shotgun sequence genome encodes:
- the fam110c gene encoding protein FAM110C, which yields MQVSDVDASRILEKGPEFLRKQLELESDAKAQAGMTAAERLAASKPRYVKCQQVVNTTQEPVICLSSTSSTYDSSNASLKGNVNTRNAATEETVTAGNTPTPDESIPVKRSSSKKRPDSLLLYRQKCELIRQRPSLDRHKRLQNRRRLMNSMKDKTETVPETGEKDCQNAERTTETETGKGGSEELSPSAAPIAQSKIRPKVDIRAQQDASAGDGDGQLRPKHKTVADVQRRARKGVERSHSDISSRYSKNFADFDAFFTYCGLDGDIVTSLGKENFSARSDELVAKIRSVSVSTSEDRFSRSSGDSAGLQEEELMENVRQVTSVVERNARIIKWLYSCRNASQSGKTLRDLD from the coding sequence atgcaGGTGTCTGACGTAGATGCCTCCCGCATTCTGGAGAAGGGACCAGAGTTTCTTCGCAAGCAGCTGGAACTGGAAAGCGACGCCAAGGCTCAGGCTGGCATGACGGCCGCGGAGAGACTGGCAGCCAGCAAGCCGCGCTACGTCAAATGCCAACAGGTGGTCAACACGACGCAAGAGCCCGTGATCTGCCTCAGTTCTACCAGCAGTACCTACGATTCCTCTAACGCTAGTTTGAAAGGGAATGTAAACACAAGGAATGCGGCGACTGAAGAAACGGTGACAGCAGGTAATACACCGACACCTGATGAATCCATTCCCGTAAAGCGCAGCAGCTCCAAAAAACGCCCAGATTCGCTGTTACTGTACAGACAGAAATGTGAGCTGATTCGGCAAAGGCCAAGTTTGGACAGACACAAGAGATTGCAAAACCGAAGACGGCTGATGAACTCGATGAAGGATAAGACAGAAACAGTGCCAGAGACTGGGGAGAAAGATTGCCAAAATGCGGAAAGGACGACAGAAACCGAGACGGGGAAAGGTGGCTCAGAagagctctctccttctgccGCCCCCATTGCGCAATCCAAAATTCGGCCCAAAGTGGACATACGCGCCCAGCAGGACGCATCAGCCGGGGATGGAGATGGTCAGCTGCGGCCCAAGCATAAAACGGTAGCCGATGTTCAGCGCAGGGCGCGCAAAGGAGTGGAACGCTCTCATTCGGATATCAGCTCTCGGTACTCGAAAAACTTCGCCGATTTCGACGCGTTCTTCACCTACTGCGGACTAGATGGTGACATCGTCACCTCCCTTGGGAAAGAGAACTTCTCCGCGCGCTCCGACGAGCTGGTGGCCAAAATACGCAGCGTCAGCGTAAGCACGTCGGAAGACCGCTTCTCCCGGAGCAGTGGCGACAGTGCTGGGCTGCAGGAGGAAGAGCTGATGGAGAATGTCCGTCAGGTTACGTCCGTGGTAGAGCGCAACGCACGGATTATTAAATGGCTTTACAGTTGCAGAAATGCCTCGCAATCTGGGAAAACCCTGCGAGATCTGGATTGA